In one window of Desulforhabdus amnigena DNA:
- a CDS encoding methylenetetrahydrofolate reductase, translating into MSEYKSGSNLEKVLKAGHFAFTGECGPPQGANVEHLKEKARHLKGCVDAVNLTDNQTAVVRMSSWAASLVLLQEGLEPNFQMVCRDRNRLAMQSDILGVYAHGIRNMLCLSGDHQKFGNHPESKNVFDIDSMQLIHTVKTMRDEGKFLNGQDIDVPPRMFIGAAANPFAEPFDFRVYRMAKKIAAGADFIQTQCIYNMEKFREFMKRAVDMGLHEKCYILAGVTPMKSVGMARYMANQVPGMDVPDSLIKRLQGAGKGKVAEEGIKFAIEQIEEFKEMKGVAGVHLMAIEWEHRVPEIAERAGVLPRPQV; encoded by the coding sequence ATGAGCGAATACAAATCAGGAAGCAATCTCGAAAAAGTACTGAAGGCCGGCCATTTTGCCTTTACCGGTGAATGCGGACCTCCCCAGGGCGCCAACGTGGAACACCTCAAAGAAAAAGCCCGGCATCTGAAGGGTTGTGTGGACGCTGTCAATCTCACCGACAACCAGACTGCGGTCGTTCGAATGTCCAGTTGGGCGGCATCCCTCGTATTGCTTCAGGAGGGGCTGGAACCGAATTTCCAGATGGTGTGTCGAGACCGGAATCGCCTGGCCATGCAAAGCGATATCCTCGGCGTTTACGCTCATGGAATCCGCAATATGCTCTGCCTTTCGGGAGACCATCAGAAGTTTGGGAACCATCCCGAATCGAAGAACGTTTTCGATATTGATTCCATGCAGTTGATACACACGGTCAAGACCATGCGGGATGAGGGGAAATTCCTCAATGGCCAGGACATCGATGTTCCTCCCCGGATGTTTATCGGTGCTGCGGCCAACCCTTTTGCAGAGCCTTTCGATTTTCGCGTGTATCGCATGGCCAAGAAAATTGCGGCAGGAGCCGATTTCATCCAGACCCAGTGCATCTACAACATGGAAAAATTCAGAGAATTTATGAAGAGGGCTGTGGACATGGGATTGCACGAAAAGTGCTATATTCTCGCCGGGGTCACTCCCATGAAGAGTGTTGGGATGGCTCGCTATATGGCCAACCAGGTTCCGGGAATGGATGTTCCGGATTCCCTCATCAAAAGGTTACAGGGTGCCGGAAAGGGCAAGGTCGCGGAGGAAGGGATCAAGTTTGCCATCGAACAAATTGAGGAATTCAAGGAGATGAAGGGAGTTGCCGGTGTCCATCTCATGGCCATAGAGTGGGAACATCGAGTGCCGGAGATTGCCGAGAGAGCTGGAGTGCTTCCCAGACCGCAGGTTTGA
- a CDS encoding CoB--CoM heterodisulfide reductase iron-sulfur subunit B family protein — translation MKRVAYYQGCSLEGLAVEYDVSTRLVCKALGIELVEIPDWNCCGSSPAQTVDPLLSAALAGRNLAIAIQQGCDVVMTPCPGCLKALKGALKTYNDPEKREAFLEVLDMPFDGNIKAVSVLQLFYEDVGTEVVKQKVTKPLTDKVIAPYYGCLTSRPLAFAQFDDPENPISMDRLLEAIGATVPDFPYKTECCGATYGVTRNEIVGKLTGRILDMARRVGAQAIAVACPLCQQNLDLRQSQVERHSHRIFNIPVVYITQLMGMALGIDPKELGMKKLFVDADFMFRDLRRAKEGIGG, via the coding sequence ATGAAACGAGTCGCCTACTATCAGGGTTGCTCTCTGGAGGGACTGGCGGTTGAGTACGATGTTTCCACCCGTCTGGTATGTAAAGCGCTGGGCATTGAGCTGGTTGAAATTCCCGACTGGAACTGCTGCGGCTCCAGCCCCGCTCAGACAGTCGATCCACTTTTGTCTGCAGCCCTGGCTGGACGAAATCTCGCCATCGCCATTCAGCAGGGTTGCGACGTGGTCATGACCCCCTGTCCGGGATGTTTGAAAGCGCTCAAGGGAGCCCTGAAAACATACAATGACCCGGAAAAAAGAGAGGCTTTTTTGGAAGTTCTGGACATGCCTTTCGATGGGAATATAAAAGCCGTTTCCGTTTTGCAGCTCTTCTACGAGGATGTCGGAACGGAAGTTGTAAAGCAAAAAGTTACAAAACCTCTCACAGATAAGGTGATTGCACCTTATTACGGTTGCCTCACATCGCGTCCTCTGGCATTTGCGCAATTTGATGACCCTGAAAATCCCATCTCCATGGACCGCTTACTGGAAGCGATAGGCGCCACTGTTCCCGACTTCCCCTATAAAACAGAATGTTGCGGAGCAACATACGGCGTTACCCGCAACGAGATTGTCGGAAAACTGACAGGACGCATTCTGGACATGGCCCGCCGTGTGGGTGCGCAGGCCATTGCTGTTGCCTGCCCACTCTGCCAGCAGAATCTCGATCTGCGTCAGTCCCAGGTCGAACGCCACTCCCATCGTATTTTCAACATTCCGGTGGTTTATATAACGCAACTGATGGGTATGGCTTTGGGCATCGACCCAAAAGAGTTGGGGATGAAAAAGCTGTTTGTGGATGCAGATTTCATGTTCAGAGATCTGCGAAGGGCGAAGGAAGGCATTGGGGGTTAG
- a CDS encoding FAD-dependent oxidoreductase, translating into MIQNEAQSSVMVIGGGIAGIQAALSLSSAGYDVQLVERAAHLGGMMPALHRIYPLCACCKLDPRIAACEQDPNISVLLDTQVLDIAGTRGDFKISVRSGPDEKDLRAGAVILAAGLETFEPSAYDTYSYGRLPNVVTSVEYEQIQKPLGPERGVLKRPSDGKVPEKVAWLQCVGSREINRCDAPYCSSVCCMHALKEAVNTKEFDEKIETCIFFMDMRTHGKGFEDYLNNAVSRGVRLVRSRVHSVAPVPGSDDLSISYADEVGELHTEVFDMVVLSVGLRPSAQALQLAEKIGIELKPDHYIRSEPFKPVSTSLPGIFVCGGVSGPHDIGQSIIQATACVSEIASFLKPKASSAGKNSPTLREEAPPRILVAYHLCSGMDASLAQRIEEYAAKLPGVSEVFHAEGDVLKRLTEKLTDADANRLVFASCTPIIHEKLLQKALGRAGLNPYLYETVDLRAIDIEKAPGQLKDRLRMGVARALLLSPAPVIEIPVVKRALVVGGGVSGMESALAIACQGYPVTLVEKQGELGGHGRHVRCTWEGADAQAYLKGLMKAITENERITVLTNSRIKANKGFAGSFVTTVLQNGKELDVAHGVTILAPGGAPVTPREYLYGQHKNVYSWQELSSKMIENPSRFEKADSAVFIQCVGSREPQMPHCSNLCCSFAVRTALDLKTKNPNMDVYILYREMRTFGQREDIYKEARQKGVLFIRYDLDNKPVVQALEGEGDRLQVTVFDPILGRPVVLKTDFVSLQTAIAPVNNNELADIFKVNLDSNGFFGESPQKLKPLDASSEGVYLAGLALYPKDTGESITQAKGAAARALEILSRDTVTVEGLVAEVKPEKCAVCCTCVRTCPFHVPRIDHERGAAYIDPGLCQGCGICVAECPAKAIVMPGCSDQMLSAAPSILLG; encoded by the coding sequence ATGATTCAAAATGAAGCGCAAAGCTCTGTGATGGTTATCGGAGGAGGAATTGCCGGCATTCAGGCTGCTCTTTCCCTTTCCTCTGCAGGATACGATGTTCAACTCGTTGAACGTGCAGCGCACCTTGGCGGCATGATGCCTGCCCTGCATCGAATCTACCCCCTATGCGCGTGTTGCAAACTGGACCCCAGGATTGCGGCCTGTGAACAGGACCCCAATATCAGCGTTTTACTGGATACCCAGGTATTGGATATTGCCGGAACAAGAGGAGATTTCAAGATTTCCGTTCGCAGCGGACCCGATGAAAAAGATCTGAGAGCCGGAGCGGTTATACTCGCTGCAGGCCTTGAGACCTTTGAGCCGTCGGCATATGACACCTATTCTTACGGACGTCTCCCCAATGTGGTTACCAGCGTGGAATATGAGCAAATCCAAAAGCCTCTGGGTCCCGAAAGGGGTGTTCTCAAAAGGCCCTCCGATGGCAAAGTCCCCGAGAAAGTTGCATGGCTCCAATGTGTCGGATCGAGGGAGATCAACCGGTGCGATGCTCCTTACTGCTCTTCTGTCTGTTGCATGCATGCTCTCAAAGAAGCGGTCAATACAAAAGAATTCGATGAAAAGATCGAAACCTGCATTTTTTTCATGGACATGAGAACCCATGGGAAGGGCTTCGAAGACTACCTGAACAACGCCGTTTCAAGAGGCGTTCGCCTCGTTCGAAGCAGGGTTCACTCAGTAGCCCCGGTGCCGGGTTCGGACGATCTATCCATCAGCTATGCAGATGAGGTGGGAGAGCTCCACACGGAAGTCTTCGACATGGTGGTTCTCTCCGTCGGGCTCAGACCCTCTGCGCAAGCTCTGCAGCTGGCAGAGAAAATAGGCATTGAACTCAAACCGGACCACTATATTCGCTCTGAACCGTTCAAGCCTGTTTCGACCAGCCTGCCCGGAATCTTTGTCTGTGGTGGTGTGAGCGGACCTCACGATATCGGGCAATCGATCATTCAGGCTACAGCCTGCGTCTCTGAAATCGCTTCCTTTTTGAAACCCAAGGCCTCTTCAGCCGGCAAAAATTCTCCCACATTACGCGAGGAAGCCCCTCCCCGCATCCTCGTGGCCTATCATCTCTGTTCGGGCATGGATGCATCCTTGGCTCAACGCATTGAAGAGTATGCCGCGAAACTGCCCGGTGTGTCGGAAGTCTTCCACGCCGAAGGGGATGTCTTGAAGAGACTCACGGAAAAGCTGACGGATGCCGATGCAAATCGTTTGGTCTTTGCCAGTTGCACGCCTATCATCCATGAGAAGCTTCTTCAAAAAGCCCTCGGGCGGGCCGGCCTCAATCCCTATCTCTACGAAACCGTAGACCTGAGAGCCATAGACATTGAAAAAGCGCCTGGACAGCTCAAGGATCGGTTGCGCATGGGTGTTGCCCGTGCTCTGCTTCTCTCTCCAGCGCCTGTGATTGAAATTCCGGTGGTGAAGCGCGCGCTGGTCGTCGGAGGAGGTGTCTCGGGAATGGAGAGCGCTCTGGCCATTGCCTGCCAGGGATATCCGGTGACCCTTGTTGAAAAGCAGGGGGAACTTGGAGGGCATGGCCGCCATGTCAGGTGCACCTGGGAAGGGGCTGACGCTCAGGCCTATTTGAAGGGATTGATGAAGGCGATCACTGAAAATGAGCGCATTACGGTGTTGACGAATTCCAGGATAAAGGCCAACAAGGGGTTTGCGGGAAGTTTCGTCACCACCGTTCTTCAGAACGGAAAAGAGCTGGATGTCGCCCATGGCGTGACCATTCTCGCTCCCGGCGGAGCCCCCGTCACTCCCCGTGAATACCTCTACGGACAACACAAGAACGTATATAGCTGGCAGGAACTCAGCTCAAAAATGATCGAAAATCCCTCACGTTTTGAGAAGGCTGATTCCGCCGTGTTCATTCAGTGCGTCGGTTCCAGAGAACCCCAGATGCCGCATTGCAGCAACCTTTGCTGCTCTTTTGCCGTTCGAACCGCTTTGGATCTCAAGACGAAAAATCCGAATATGGATGTCTACATCCTCTACAGGGAAATGCGGACTTTTGGCCAAAGGGAGGATATCTACAAAGAGGCCAGGCAGAAGGGGGTTCTCTTCATTCGCTATGATCTTGACAATAAACCCGTGGTCCAGGCGCTGGAGGGCGAAGGAGACCGTCTTCAAGTAACGGTTTTTGACCCGATCCTTGGGAGACCGGTTGTTCTGAAAACCGATTTTGTCTCCCTTCAAACCGCCATCGCTCCGGTCAACAATAATGAACTGGCTGATATCTTTAAAGTGAATTTGGATTCAAACGGTTTCTTTGGGGAATCGCCTCAAAAATTGAAACCCCTGGATGCAAGCAGTGAAGGGGTTTACCTGGCGGGCCTGGCCTTGTATCCCAAGGATACCGGAGAAAGTATCACACAGGCCAAGGGCGCGGCCGCGCGAGCTCTGGAAATTCTGTCGCGGGATACCGTGACGGTGGAAGGATTGGTGGCCGAAGTGAAGCCGGAGAAGTGTGCGGTGTGTTGTACCTGTGTCCGGACCTGCCCGTTCCATGTACCCCGCATCGACCACGAGAGGGGGGCGGCCTACATCGACCCTGGGCTTTGCCAGGGCTGCGGAATATGCGTGGCCGAATGCCCCGCCAAAGCCATTGTCATGCCGGGCTGCAGTGATCAAATGTTAAGTGCGGCTCCGTCGATTCTTTTGGGATAA
- a CDS encoding hydrogenase iron-sulfur subunit, with the protein MGENDSSGNDLKEIMIMSDFQPQIIAFCCTNCVSAAANVADGMKKTLPDNVRLIQVPCTGRIEVLHLLKPFEEGADGVYVAGCQEDSCRFISGITKATKRVDHVKRILDALDIEPERIGVFNLSAAQGQKFVDVAYEMTERVKKLGPVTAKVKL; encoded by the coding sequence TTGGGTGAGAACGATTCAAGCGGAAACGACCTCAAGGAGATCATGATTATGAGCGACTTTCAGCCGCAAATCATCGCTTTCTGCTGCACCAATTGCGTCTCAGCTGCGGCAAATGTAGCCGATGGAATGAAAAAGACTTTGCCGGACAACGTCAGGCTCATCCAGGTGCCGTGCACCGGCCGCATAGAAGTGCTTCATCTTCTCAAACCCTTTGAAGAAGGTGCGGACGGTGTTTATGTGGCCGGCTGCCAGGAAGACAGTTGCCGATTTATCAGCGGAATCACTAAGGCAACCAAGCGAGTGGATCATGTAAAGCGCATTCTTGATGCACTGGACATTGAACCCGAAAGGATCGGAGTATTCAATCTTTCTGCGGCGCAGGGGCAGAAATTTGTGGATGTGGCGTACGAAATGACAGAGAGGGTGAAAAAGCTGGGCCCCGTGACAGCCAAGGTGAAACTGTAA
- a CDS encoding CoB--CoM heterodisulfide reductase iron-sulfur subunit A family protein, with amino-acid sequence MRIGVFVCQCGTNIAGTVDTAAVARKALTFPDVVYATSYMYTCSEPGQKEIQNAIKEHNLQGVVVAACSPRMHEPTFRRAVEKAGLNRYMFEMANIREHVSWISSDREANTLKAADLVRMAVAKLALNQPLFSSKVPINKRVMVLGGGVAGIQAALDCSEGGLEVVLVEKNSSIGGKMAQLDKTFPTVDCSSCVLGPKMVDVSQRENIKLYAMSEVDSISGYVGNFTVQVRKKATYVNWDLCTGCGICTEKCPSKQVPDPFNQYLAPTRAINIPFPQAIPKKATINKDYCRQFTKGKCGVCQKICPVGAIDYTMQDEIVTEQVGAIIVATGFDLFDYSAYGEYGGGRYPDVISGLQYERILSASGPFGGHIKRPSDGKEPKNIVFVACVGSRDPSVDRPYCSGVCCMYIAKQAILTRDHIPDSNCYVFYMDIRAPGKNYDEFVRRAQEEYGVQYVRGRVGKIYPKGDRLVVQGADTLLGVQVEVEADLVVLATGIESASGAQELAEKLRISYDQYGFYLESHPKLRPVETNTAGVYLAGVCQGPKDIPSSVAQGSAAAAKVQALFSRDTIETDPQVALVNERACIACGKCIEVCPFGAIQWKELRGGGRKAEVLPSVCQGCGLCNATCPPKAIQLQHTTDSQILAEVNILCA; translated from the coding sequence ATGCGTATTGGTGTGTTTGTTTGTCAATGTGGAACCAATATCGCCGGTACGGTAGATACCGCGGCGGTAGCTCGCAAGGCTCTGACCTTCCCGGATGTTGTCTATGCGACAAGCTATATGTACACCTGTTCCGAACCGGGTCAGAAGGAAATCCAAAACGCCATCAAGGAGCATAATCTGCAGGGAGTTGTCGTAGCGGCATGTTCGCCCCGCATGCACGAACCCACGTTTCGGCGTGCCGTGGAGAAAGCCGGGTTGAACCGTTACATGTTCGAGATGGCAAACATCCGGGAGCATGTTTCATGGATCAGTTCCGACCGGGAAGCCAACACCCTCAAGGCTGCCGATTTGGTACGGATGGCGGTGGCCAAGCTGGCGTTGAACCAACCTCTTTTCTCGTCGAAGGTGCCCATCAACAAAAGGGTGATGGTTCTCGGCGGAGGGGTGGCTGGCATTCAGGCAGCCCTGGATTGTTCCGAAGGGGGCCTGGAAGTCGTTTTGGTGGAAAAGAATTCGAGCATCGGCGGGAAAATGGCGCAGCTGGATAAGACTTTTCCAACGGTTGACTGCTCCTCTTGCGTTCTCGGCCCGAAAATGGTGGATGTTTCTCAAAGAGAAAACATCAAGCTTTATGCCATGAGCGAAGTGGATTCCATCTCAGGCTATGTCGGCAACTTTACGGTCCAGGTCCGCAAAAAGGCCACCTATGTGAACTGGGATTTGTGCACGGGATGCGGTATTTGTACGGAAAAATGTCCATCCAAGCAGGTTCCGGACCCCTTCAATCAATACCTGGCTCCAACCCGGGCCATCAATATCCCCTTTCCGCAGGCCATCCCCAAGAAAGCGACCATAAACAAGGATTACTGCCGGCAGTTCACCAAGGGCAAGTGTGGGGTGTGCCAGAAGATATGCCCCGTGGGGGCCATCGATTATACCATGCAGGATGAAATCGTGACAGAGCAGGTCGGCGCCATCATAGTGGCAACCGGCTTTGACCTCTTCGATTATTCCGCCTATGGAGAATACGGCGGCGGGCGCTACCCGGATGTCATCTCCGGCCTGCAATACGAACGCATCCTGAGCGCTTCAGGTCCCTTCGGAGGCCACATCAAGCGTCCATCCGACGGCAAGGAACCCAAAAACATCGTTTTCGTTGCCTGCGTCGGTTCCAGGGATCCTTCTGTAGATCGTCCTTATTGCTCCGGTGTCTGCTGCATGTATATCGCCAAGCAGGCGATTTTGACCCGCGACCATATCCCGGATTCCAACTGCTATGTTTTTTACATGGACATACGCGCTCCAGGGAAAAACTACGATGAATTCGTCCGCCGCGCTCAAGAAGAATACGGGGTGCAATACGTTCGCGGGAGGGTCGGCAAGATTTACCCGAAGGGAGACCGCCTGGTGGTTCAGGGGGCGGACACGCTGCTGGGCGTTCAAGTAGAGGTGGAAGCCGACCTGGTGGTTTTAGCTACCGGTATCGAATCGGCATCGGGCGCGCAGGAACTGGCTGAAAAGCTCCGCATCTCTTATGACCAATACGGTTTCTACCTGGAAAGCCACCCCAAGCTGCGTCCGGTGGAAACCAACACGGCGGGAGTTTACCTGGCCGGCGTCTGCCAGGGTCCCAAGGACATCCCCTCTTCGGTCGCTCAAGGGAGTGCCGCTGCGGCCAAAGTCCAGGCCCTCTTTTCCAGGGATACCATTGAAACGGATCCTCAGGTCGCTCTGGTCAATGAACGGGCATGCATCGCCTGTGGGAAATGTATCGAGGTATGTCCATTCGGCGCCATCCAGTGGAAGGAACTCCGGGGTGGCGGACGAAAGGCGGAAGTGCTGCCGAGTGTTTGTCAAGGATGCGGCCTGTGCAATGCAACCTGTCCGCCGAAGGCGATTCAGCTGCAACATACCACGGACAGTCAGATCCTGGCAGAAGTCAATATACTTTGCGCTTAG
- a CDS encoding methylenetetrahydrofolate reductase C-terminal domain-containing protein, with protein sequence MIIAEAKPVKEIIEMVKDLKKILVVGCKGCVSVCNVGGAKEAAILASTLRIAGKKNGNTLEVGEHTLERQCDPEYVDELKEIIEEYDGIISIACGVGPQFLAERFPSSRIFPGVNTKFMGGAIEHGVWAERCAGCGQCVVHYFGGLCPIARCSKSLLNGPCGGSDNGKCEISKDVDCIWDMIVRKMMEQGRLDELLEFKPPKSWTTARDGGPRRLIREELVK encoded by the coding sequence ATGATCATTGCCGAAGCAAAGCCGGTTAAGGAAATCATCGAAATGGTCAAGGATCTCAAAAAGATTCTTGTCGTCGGGTGCAAGGGCTGCGTATCCGTCTGTAACGTGGGCGGCGCGAAAGAAGCAGCTATCCTCGCTTCCACTCTGAGAATCGCGGGAAAGAAAAACGGAAATACATTGGAAGTGGGTGAACATACCCTCGAACGCCAGTGCGACCCCGAGTACGTGGATGAATTGAAAGAGATCATCGAAGAATATGATGGGATCATATCGATAGCCTGCGGAGTGGGACCTCAGTTTCTCGCTGAGCGTTTTCCATCTTCGAGGATTTTTCCGGGAGTCAATACCAAGTTCATGGGAGGAGCCATCGAACATGGTGTCTGGGCGGAAAGATGTGCGGGATGTGGTCAGTGTGTGGTGCACTACTTTGGTGGTCTTTGCCCTATTGCGCGATGTTCCAAAAGCCTTCTCAACGGCCCCTGTGGAGGATCCGATAACGGTAAGTGTGAAATATCCAAGGATGTGGACTGCATTTGGGACATGATCGTTCGAAAAATGATGGAGCAGGGGCGTCTCGATGAGCTGCTCGAATTCAAACCGCCAAAGAGTTGGACCACGGCGCGGGATGGAGGCCCCAGGCGGTTGATCAGGGAGGAGCTGGTAAAATGA
- a CDS encoding 4Fe-4S dicluster domain-containing protein has product MERIHTLSIQKNNYGTEFIEQVEKASGQQVSKCYQCGNCSASCNYTYVYDYPANQIMRLVQLGQRDIVLNSRSIWLCASCQACTTRCPCNIDVAKVMESLRIMSRKEGTVSLSDIRLFYDEFLKSVKTFGRVFETGLLPIFNLKSMKLFTDMDLAPRVLKKGKLAMWPHKIKGRRHVADIFDRLEAYRNKK; this is encoded by the coding sequence ATGGAACGCATCCATACTCTGTCAATCCAGAAAAACAATTATGGCACCGAGTTTATCGAACAGGTGGAGAAGGCCAGTGGACAGCAGGTCAGCAAATGTTACCAGTGCGGTAACTGCAGCGCCAGTTGCAACTACACCTATGTCTACGACTATCCAGCCAACCAGATCATGCGTCTGGTTCAATTGGGACAAAGAGACATCGTGCTGAATTCACGTTCGATCTGGCTTTGCGCCTCATGCCAGGCCTGCACCACAAGATGCCCTTGTAACATCGATGTGGCCAAGGTCATGGAAAGTCTTCGGATCATGTCGCGAAAGGAAGGTACGGTCTCTTTGAGCGATATTCGTTTATTTTACGATGAGTTTTTAAAATCGGTGAAGACTTTCGGCCGTGTTTTCGAAACGGGCCTGCTCCCTATTTTCAATTTGAAATCCATGAAACTTTTTACGGATATGGATTTGGCTCCTCGAGTTTTGAAAAAAGGCAAGCTGGCAATGTGGCCTCACAAGATCAAAGGCCGCAGGCATGTTGCCGATATTTTCGACCGGCTGGAAGCATATAGAAACAAAAAATAG